A region from the Panicum hallii strain FIL2 chromosome 1, PHallii_v3.1, whole genome shotgun sequence genome encodes:
- the LOC112892467 gene encoding LRR receptor kinase SERK2: protein MRKLGFAVLILVACLPCLFASDRQGDALYDMKQKLNVTGGQLSDWNQNQVNPCTWNSVICDNNNNVVQVTLAARGFTGVLSPKIGELQYLSVLSLAGNRITGSIPEEFGNLSSLTSLDLEDNLLVGEIPASLGNLSKLQILILSQNNFNGPIPDSIANISSLTDIRLAYNNLSGQIPGSLFQVARYNFSGNHLNCGPNFPHSCASSISYQSGSHSSKIGLILGTVGGVLGLLIVGVLFLICNARRKSHLREVFVDVAGEDDRRIAFGQLKRFAWRELQIATDNFNERNVLGQGGFGKVYKGVLPDATKIAVKRLTDYESPGGEAAFLREVELISVAVHRNLLRLIGFCTTQTERLLVYPFMQNLSVAYRLREFKPGEPILDWPARKQVAIGTARGLEYLHEHCNPKIIHRDVKAANVLLDEDFEPVVGDFGLAKLVDVQKTSVTTQVRGTMGHIAPEYLSTGKSSERTDVFGYGIMLLELVTGQRAIDFSRLEEEDDVLLLDHVKKLQREGQLDSIVDGNMNQNYDSEELEMIIQIALLCTQASPEDRPSMSEVVRMLEGEGLAERWEEWQQVEVTRRQEYERMQRRFDWGEDSVYNQEAIELSAGR from the exons ATGAGAAAGCTGGGATTCGCTGTGCTGATCCTGGTGGCATGCTTGCCGTGCTTATTTGCATCCGATCGCCAAG GGGATGCTTTATATGATATGAAACAAAAACTGAATGTTACCGGCGGCCAACTTTCTGATTGGAACCAAAATCAAGTTAACCCTTGTACATGGAATTCTGTGATTTGTGACAATAACAACAATGTGGTTCAAGT AACATTGGCTGCACGAGGATTCACTGGTGTTTTGTCACCAAAAATTGGAGAACTCCAGTATTTGAGTGTCCT GTCACTAGCTGGTAACAGGATTACTGGTAGCATACCTGAGGAGTTTGGTAATCTTTCTAGTTTGACAAGCTTAGATTTAGAAGATAACCTTTTAGTTGGAGAAATACCAGCTTCTCTTGGCAATCTTTCTAAGCTACAGATCTT GATACTGAGTCAAAATAATTTTAATGGGCCAATTCCTGATAGCATAGCAAACATTTCAAGCTTGACAGACAT CCGTCTAGCATATAATAATTTATCCGGTCAGATACCTGGTTCGCTGTTTCAAGTAGCACGTTACAA CTTTTCTGGTAATCATTTAAATTGCGGACCCAACTTCCCCCATTCTTGTGCATCCAGCATATCCTATCAGA GTGGATCCCATAGCTCAAAAATTGGCTTAATACTTGGAACAGTTGGTGGAGTATTAGGGCTTCTTATTGTGGGCGTTCTGTTTCTAATCTGTAACGCAAGAAGGAAAAGCCATCTGCGGGAAGTTTTTGTGGATGTAGCAG GCGAGGATGATCGGCGAATTGCTTTTGGCCAGCTCAAAAGATTTGCATGGAGAGAGCTGCAGATTGCGACTGATAATTTCAATGAAAGAAATGTTCTTGGACAGGGAGGTTTCGGTAAAGTCTACAAGGGAGTTCTTCCAGACGCCACTAAGATTGCTGTAAAACGATTGACTGACTATGAGAGTCCTGGTGGGGAGGCTGCCTTCTTGCGTGAGGTTGAGCTGATTAGTGTTGCAGTTCATCGCAATCTCCTAAGGTTGATTGGCTTCTGCACAACACAAACAGAGCGCCTGCTGGTCTATCCATTTATGCAGAATTTGAGTGTTGCCTACCGCTTAAGAG AGTTTAAGCCTGGAGAACCCATCCTAGACTGGCCTGCAAGGAAACAGGTGGCTATAGGCACGGCTCGTGGACTGGAGTATCTGCATGAACACTGCAACCCCAAGATCATACACCGTGATGTAAAAGCTGCGAATGTATTGCTTGATGAGGATTTTGAGCCTGTTGTTGGTGATTTTGGCCTGGCAAAGCTAGTGGATGTTCAGAAGACATCTGTGACAACACAAGTCCGTGGAACCATGGGTCACATAGCACCTGAGTACCTGTCCACTGGGAAGTCGTCTGAGCGAACTGATGTTTTTGGCTATGGGATCATGCTTCTTGAACTTGTGACGGGTCAGCGTGCTATTGACTTCTCCCGGTTAGAAGAGGAAGACGATGTGCTATTGCTCGATCAT GTAAAGAAGCTACAAAGAGAAGGGCAGCTAGACTCAATTGTGGATGGCAACATGAATCAGAATTATGACAGTGAGGAGCTTGAGATGATTATACAGATAGCACTGCTGTGCACACAAGCATCACCGGAGGACCGGCCATCTATGTCAGAAGTGGTTAGGATGCTGGAAGGCGAGGGCTTGGCTGAGCGGTGGGAGGAGTGGCAGCAGGTGGAGGTGACAAGGAGGCAGGAGTATGAGCGGATGCAGCGGAGGTTTGACTGGGGAGAGGACTCTGTTTACAATCAAGAAGCAATAGAACTATCTGCAGGTAGATGA